A genomic window from Motacilla alba alba isolate MOTALB_02 chromosome 2, Motacilla_alba_V1.0_pri, whole genome shotgun sequence includes:
- the SLA gene encoding src-like-adapter has translation MGNTVKTPRASEETNTPSETGQESDFLAVLDDYPSADISQPIFHVGEKLRVLSDEGGWWRVHSLTTGRENYIPGKYVAKVYHGWLFEGLGREKAEELLQLPNTKVGSFMIRESETRKGLYSLSVRHRQVKHYRIFRLPNNWYYISPRQTFQCLEDLVNHYSEVADGLCCVLTTPCLTQCTNNNTVMNPVPPVVMRNKNFNWRNIHRLEVTEDTKSTLAAMDDSCLSYGLRESIASYLSLTEDDNASFASARKKKTQSLIYTGNKRKSDLHLPPTYCDN, from the exons ATGGGAAACACTGTGAAAACTCCAAGAGCATCTGAGGAAACAAACACGCCGAGCGAAACGG GTCAGGAGAGTGACTTCCTTGCTGTTCTCGATGACTATCCTTCAGCAGACATAAGCCAACCTATATTTCATGTAGGGGAAAAACTACGTGTGCTATCAGA TGAAGGAGGCTGGTGGAGAGTCCATTCCCTCACAACAGGTCGAGAAAATTATATTCCAGGAAAATATGTAGCAAAGGTTTATCATGG CTGGTTATTTGAagggctgggaagagaaaaagcagaggaactTCTACAGCTGCCCAACACCAAGGTCGGCTCCTTCATGATCAGAGAGAGTGAAACTAGGAAAG gCTTATATTCCTTGTCAGTGAGGCACAGGCAAGTGAAACATTACAGGATCTTCCGCCTCCCCAATAACTGGTATTACATCTCTCCACGACAAACCTTCCAGTGCCTTGAAGACCTAGTCAATCACTACTCAG AAGTTGCTGATGGTCTCTGCTGTGTCCTTACAACACCCTGTCTCACCCAGTGCACTAACAACAACACCGTGATGAATCCAGTTCCTCCTGTGGTGATGCGGAATAAAAATTTCAACTGGAGAAACATTCACAG gCTGGAGGTGACTGAAGATACCAAAAGCACCCTGGCAGCAATGGATGACTCTTGCCTCAGCTATGGCCTGAGGGAAAGCATCGCTTCCTACCTCTCCCTAACTGAGGATGACAACGCTTCTTTTGCAAGTgccagaaagaagaaaacccagTCTCTTATATACACAGGGAACAAACGTAAGAGTGACCTTCACTTGCCACCTACATACTGTGACAACTAA